The Flavobacterium praedii genome window below encodes:
- a CDS encoding FAD-binding and (Fe-S)-binding domain-containing protein, producing MLAPSYQKLKDLLSATIDPKRILTNPLQTLAYGTDASFYRLIPKIVILAHTESEVIEIIKQAKSLDIALTFRAAGTSLSGQAITDSVLVVATHGWKSFELLDSNTKIKLEPGIIGAKANNYLAPHGLKIGPDPASIGAAMIGGIVANNASGMCCGTAQNSYQTIADIRIVLNDGTILDTANEESVNAFTKNKIVLIQEIENLRDTIKSNETLYHLIKNKFKIKNTTGYSINALVDYQDPIEIIKHLMVGSEGTLAFISNVTFKTVIDEKHKSCSLLIFNTIQDACNATILLKSAPVAAVELLDRESIRSVENDDDAPDYFKTLPESACALLVECRDNDLDNMLIKQLKVRSEIESIPTFSEYEFTSNPKQYYFNWKARKGLLPTVGGLRKNGTSVIIEDVAFPLPQLADACLALKDLFKKYEYHDAVLFGHALEGNLHFVFSQDFSNQTEVDRYEKLMSELAVLVVDRFNGSLKAEHGTGRNMAPFVEKEWGTAAYEIMKRIKTIFDPHNKINPDVLINPDPKAHLKNLKPLPESNTIIDKCMECGFCEPHCVSEGLTLSPRQRIVIAREISRLESTKDNPQRLADIRKDVTYQLDETCATDGLCALACPVHIDTGKFVKEWRASELDSNDKKVAAYIGSHMAGTTAILRIGLKIISVFHTILGTTIMTALSNAAHFITFGKLPKWIPEMPKGAHKINLNQKH from the coding sequence ATGTTAGCTCCTTCTTATCAAAAGTTAAAAGACCTACTATCAGCCACTATTGATCCCAAACGTATTTTAACCAATCCGTTGCAAACACTTGCCTATGGAACCGATGCTAGTTTTTACAGACTGATCCCAAAAATTGTAATTCTGGCCCACACTGAGTCCGAAGTAATCGAGATTATAAAACAAGCCAAATCACTTGATATCGCATTAACTTTTCGTGCGGCAGGAACTAGTTTATCCGGACAGGCCATTACGGATTCTGTTTTGGTTGTAGCCACGCACGGTTGGAAAAGTTTTGAACTTTTGGATAGTAATACTAAAATAAAATTGGAGCCCGGAATTATTGGAGCCAAAGCCAATAATTATTTAGCGCCTCATGGGTTGAAAATTGGTCCTGATCCTGCCTCAATCGGGGCTGCAATGATAGGCGGAATTGTTGCCAATAATGCCAGTGGAATGTGTTGTGGGACAGCCCAAAATTCCTATCAAACCATAGCTGATATCCGAATTGTATTGAATGACGGAACCATTCTAGACACTGCAAATGAGGAGAGTGTAAATGCTTTTACAAAAAATAAAATCGTTTTAATTCAAGAAATTGAAAATCTCAGAGATACAATCAAAAGTAACGAAACGCTGTATCACCTCATCAAAAATAAATTCAAAATAAAAAATACTACCGGTTATAGCATCAATGCCTTGGTCGATTATCAAGACCCGATTGAGATTATAAAGCATTTAATGGTAGGGTCTGAAGGTACGCTGGCTTTTATTTCGAATGTAACTTTCAAAACGGTTATAGACGAAAAACACAAATCCTGTTCCTTACTCATTTTTAATACAATACAGGATGCTTGTAATGCTACTATTTTATTAAAATCTGCTCCCGTTGCTGCGGTTGAATTACTGGATAGGGAATCCATTCGTTCTGTAGAAAATGACGATGATGCGCCTGACTATTTTAAAACATTACCAGAATCGGCATGTGCTTTATTAGTCGAATGCCGGGATAACGATCTGGATAACATGTTGATAAAACAACTAAAAGTTCGTTCAGAAATTGAATCTATTCCCACTTTTTCGGAATATGAATTTACTTCAAATCCCAAGCAATATTATTTCAATTGGAAAGCCCGAAAAGGATTGTTGCCAACAGTTGGCGGACTCAGAAAAAATGGAACGTCAGTTATTATTGAAGACGTAGCTTTCCCACTACCTCAACTAGCTGATGCCTGCTTAGCACTGAAAGATTTGTTTAAAAAATACGAATACCACGATGCGGTTTTATTTGGTCATGCCTTGGAAGGAAATCTTCATTTTGTTTTTTCTCAGGACTTTTCGAACCAAACCGAAGTCGATCGTTATGAAAAACTAATGTCCGAATTAGCCGTTTTGGTAGTCGATCGTTTTAATGGTTCCTTAAAAGCAGAACATGGAACAGGACGAAACATGGCTCCTTTTGTAGAAAAAGAATGGGGTACTGCGGCTTACGAAATCATGAAACGCATCAAGACTATCTTTGACCCTCACAATAAAATAAATCCCGACGTATTAATCAATCCCGATCCTAAAGCGCATCTCAAAAATTTAAAACCACTCCCCGAATCCAATACTATTATTGACAAGTGTATGGAGTGCGGATTTTGTGAGCCGCATTGTGTATCCGAAGGACTGACTTTATCCCCACGACAACGCATTGTGATTGCCAGAGAAATCAGCAGATTGGAAAGTACAAAGGATAATCCACAGCGATTGGCCGACATTCGAAAAGATGTCACATACCAACTGGATGAGACTTGTGCAACCGATGGGCTTTGTGCATTGGCATGTCCCGTTCATATCGATACCGGTAAATTTGTAAAAGAATGGCGTGCCTCCGAGTTGGATTCAAACGATAAAAAAGTGGCTGCTTATATTGGTTCTCACATGGCGGGAACTACGGCGATTTTGAGAATTGGATTGAAGATAATTTCGGTTTTTCATACCATTCTTGGAACCACTATTATGACTGCATTATCGAACGCAGCTCACTTTATTACCTTTGGAAAACTTCCGAAATGGATTCCCGAAATGCCAAAAGGAGCCCATAAAATAAACTTAAATCAAAAGCATTAA
- a CDS encoding aspartate kinase — MKTVSSIVENYIKTKPFLLNALSLGIINLTSLSRNIMTELESEFGKEVKQGAVVMALKRLTEELDFRLNHKINKVIKNIGEITVRSALTDYTFAVSDTVLNKQADLITDINSLPDIFYTSSKGVNETNIVVSNSVNHLVEKHFTAEKMIQKLDNLASITVKLPKENIVVPGIYYFIFQRLAWEGIIINEVISTSNEFTILVSENEVDVAFKVIKDLKN; from the coding sequence ATGAAAACAGTTTCATCTATTGTTGAAAATTACATCAAAACAAAGCCTTTTTTGTTGAACGCATTGTCACTTGGCATTATTAATTTGACCTCTTTGTCCCGAAATATCATGACCGAATTGGAAAGTGAATTTGGAAAAGAGGTAAAACAAGGAGCCGTTGTAATGGCATTGAAACGATTGACTGAAGAGTTGGACTTTCGATTGAATCATAAAATTAATAAAGTAATAAAAAACATTGGTGAAATTACCGTTCGTTCGGCTTTGACCGATTATACCTTTGCCGTTTCGGATACTGTTTTGAACAAACAAGCTGACTTAATTACGGATATCAATTCGTTACCTGATATTTTTTACACTTCGTCCAAAGGAGTAAACGAGACTAATATTGTGGTTAGTAATAGTGTAAATCATTTGGTTGAAAAACATTTTACTGCTGAAAAAATGATCCAAAAACTGGATAATTTAGCTTCTATAACCGTAAAATTACCAAAAGAAAACATTGTTGTTCCTGGAATTTATTATTTCATATTTCAACGTTTGGCATGGGAAGGAATTATTATCAATGAGGTAATTTCGACTTCGAATGAGTTTACTATTTTGGTTAGTGAAAATGAAGTAGATGTTGCTTTTAAAGTGATTAAAGACTTGAAAAATTAA
- a CDS encoding YraN family protein — protein MAEHNELGKLGEDLAVEYLRKNGYTILETNWTFQKAEIDIIAQIENTLAIVEVKTRSSLDFGLPQDFVKPKKIQLLVKAVDAYVIERDLDIDVRFDIIAINKEGKSFAIEHLIDAFYHF, from the coding sequence ATGGCAGAACACAATGAACTGGGAAAGCTGGGAGAAGATCTTGCAGTAGAATATCTTCGGAAAAATGGATATACTATTTTGGAAACCAATTGGACGTTTCAGAAAGCCGAAATTGATATTATTGCCCAAATCGAAAATACACTTGCCATTGTAGAAGTAAAAACCCGTTCGTCATTGGATTTTGGTTTGCCTCAAGATTTTGTAAAGCCAAAAAAAATTCAACTCTTAGTAAAAGCCGTAGATGCCTACGTAATTGAAAGAGATTTGGATATTGATGTCCGTTTTGATATTATTGCCATCAATAAAGAAGGGAAATCCTTTGCAATTGAACACCTTATAGATGCTTTTTATCACTTTTAA
- a CDS encoding S66 peptidase family protein, which translates to MITPPYLQKGDTIAIVATARKNVDDNLKPTIDLLHSWGLEVVIGSTIGLDLNQLAGTDEQRAADFQQQLDNPNIKAIWCARGGYGTVRMIDLLDFTKFKQHPKWVIGFSDVTVLHNHLNTMGYKSIHGTMPVSVERTAPESISSLRTALFGDPLGYKIDPFPMNRFGKATGELVGGNLSILYSLLGSKSAIDCTDKILFIEDLDEYLYHIDRMMMNLKRNGCLESIKGIIVGGMTKMKDNDIPWGKNAMEIVQDVTQKYNIPILYNFPAGHVHDNRALIMGNIVTMNVNENCNTVIFEAP; encoded by the coding sequence ATGATTACACCACCCTATTTGCAAAAAGGAGACACCATTGCTATTGTGGCAACAGCCCGAAAAAACGTCGATGACAATTTGAAACCTACAATTGACTTACTGCATTCTTGGGGTTTGGAAGTCGTTATCGGGAGTACTATTGGCTTGGATTTAAATCAATTGGCAGGAACAGATGAACAACGTGCTGCCGATTTTCAACAGCAATTGGACAACCCAAATATCAAAGCAATTTGGTGCGCACGTGGCGGTTATGGTACGGTTCGAATGATTGATTTACTGGATTTTACCAAATTCAAACAGCACCCAAAATGGGTTATTGGTTTTAGTGATGTAACGGTTTTGCACAATCATCTCAATACCATGGGCTACAAATCCATTCACGGCACGATGCCGGTAAGTGTTGAAAGAACAGCTCCCGAATCGATCTCTAGTTTGAGAACAGCTTTGTTTGGTGATCCTTTGGGATATAAAATTGACCCGTTCCCGATGAATCGTTTTGGTAAAGCAACCGGAGAATTGGTAGGTGGTAATTTATCGATTTTATACAGTTTGTTAGGTTCTAAATCGGCTATTGATTGTACTGATAAAATTTTGTTTATTGAAGATTTGGACGAATATCTCTATCATATTGACCGAATGATGATGAACTTGAAACGCAATGGCTGCCTCGAAAGTATCAAAGGAATCATTGTGGGTGGAATGACCAAAATGAAAGACAATGATATTCCGTGGGGAAAAAATGCGATGGAAATTGTTCAAGATGTGACCCAAAAATATAATATTCCAATACTCTACAATTTTCCGGCAGGACATGTTCACGACAATAGAGCCTTGATTATGGGCAACATTGTGACTATGAATGTGAATGAAAATTGCAATACGGTGATTTTTGAAGCTCCATAA
- a CDS encoding endonuclease/exonuclease/phosphatase family protein: MIRATVSFLFVFLFLYKGNAQNKTFVIHTVAFYNFENCFDTINDPITNDEDWTPTGNQHWNTKKYHQKLENLARVLSEIGTSENPNSPTFIGGAEIENQDVLEDLIKQPKLIDKDYGIIHFDSPDKRGIDVALLYQKKQFQPTSYLNIPLYVYKGEQPIKEEAKTDSSENVETEDVIQVSAKNHRVYTRDQLLVTGFLNGEEIHIIVNHWPSRSGGEKKSSPFREAAGALNRKIIDSLQRINPNAKIITMGDLNDSPFNNSVKKALGAKGKVQDVDSFGIYNPFEEMANKGLGTIAFRDSWDIFDQVMVSGSLLQKDYSSFQYWKAGIYNKPFLIQKSGKYKGYPLRHSLTEIGFSDHFPVYIYLIKEKK, encoded by the coding sequence ATGATAAGAGCAACCGTTTCATTCTTATTTGTATTTCTTTTTTTATACAAAGGTAATGCACAGAACAAAACATTTGTGATTCATACCGTTGCCTTTTATAATTTTGAAAACTGTTTTGACACCATAAATGATCCCATTACCAATGACGAGGATTGGACTCCAACAGGAAATCAACATTGGAATACCAAAAAATACCATCAAAAATTAGAAAACTTAGCTCGCGTTTTATCCGAAATTGGAACCTCCGAAAATCCAAATTCCCCAACATTCATAGGCGGTGCCGAAATAGAAAATCAAGATGTTTTGGAAGATTTAATCAAGCAACCCAAACTGATCGACAAGGATTATGGAATCATTCATTTTGATTCTCCCGATAAAAGAGGGATTGATGTTGCGTTACTGTATCAAAAAAAACAGTTTCAGCCCACCAGTTATTTGAACATTCCATTGTATGTATATAAAGGAGAACAACCGATTAAAGAAGAAGCAAAAACAGATTCATCTGAGAATGTAGAAACCGAAGACGTTATCCAAGTCAGTGCTAAAAACCATCGGGTTTACACTAGAGATCAATTGCTGGTAACTGGTTTTCTAAATGGAGAAGAAATTCACATTATTGTCAATCACTGGCCGTCGCGATCTGGAGGTGAAAAGAAATCGAGTCCATTTCGAGAAGCTGCAGGAGCTTTGAACCGAAAAATTATTGATTCTCTGCAACGCATCAATCCAAATGCGAAGATAATTACCATGGGCGATTTAAACGACAGTCCTTTTAATAATAGTGTAAAAAAAGCATTGGGCGCCAAAGGCAAAGTCCAAGATGTTGATTCATTTGGAATTTACAACCCTTTTGAAGAAATGGCCAACAAAGGACTCGGAACAATTGCTTTTCGGGATTCTTGGGATATTTTTGACCAAGTCATGGTTTCGGGTTCGCTGTTGCAAAAGGATTACAGTTCTTTTCAATATTGGAAAGCGGGAATTTACAATAAACCTTTTTTAATCCAGAAAAGCGGTAAATACAAAGGGTATCCGTTACGGCATTCCCTTACCGAAATTGGTTTCAGCGACCACTTTCCAGTTTATATTTATTTGATAAAAGAGAAAAAATGA
- a CDS encoding MBL fold metallo-hydrolase has product MTSINRYFIGLFLISIQLFAQKAAFDIVPLGVKGGIDETNLSAYLVAPINTHDYICLDAGTINAGIEKAISNKVFKVSASEVLRKYIKGYCISHAHLDHVSGLIINSPADSSKTVYATKKCMEMMENHYFNGETWANFGDEGPGFQLKKYHFQTLNLGEETKITNTKMTVKAFPLSHGNPFESTAFLIQNGKDAVLYLGDTGPDLVEKNNTLSELWKTISSLIQSKQLRAIFIEVSFPNEQPDSSLFGHLTPNYLMAELHKLEDFSGKGSLKNFKIIITHLKPPTKNRVKIKEQLQKQNDLGVQLVFPEQGERFEL; this is encoded by the coding sequence ATGACTTCTATTAATCGATACTTTATTGGTTTATTTTTGATATCCATTCAATTGTTTGCTCAAAAAGCAGCATTTGATATCGTTCCTTTAGGCGTAAAAGGCGGAATAGACGAAACAAATCTTTCGGCCTATTTGGTTGCTCCCATAAATACCCATGATTACATTTGTCTCGATGCCGGAACTATAAATGCTGGTATTGAAAAAGCCATTTCGAACAAAGTTTTCAAAGTTTCGGCAAGTGAAGTTTTGCGAAAATACATTAAAGGATATTGTATTTCTCATGCCCACTTGGATCATGTATCGGGTTTGATTATCAACTCTCCAGCCGATTCTTCCAAAACGGTTTACGCCACAAAGAAATGCATGGAAATGATGGAAAACCATTATTTTAATGGAGAGACTTGGGCCAATTTTGGAGACGAAGGTCCCGGTTTTCAATTGAAAAAATACCATTTTCAAACGCTTAATCTCGGGGAGGAAACCAAAATTACCAATACCAAAATGACTGTAAAAGCTTTTCCATTAAGTCACGGAAATCCTTTTGAGAGCACTGCCTTTTTGATTCAAAACGGAAAAGATGCTGTTTTGTATTTGGGGGATACAGGTCCAGATTTGGTTGAAAAAAACAATACTTTAAGTGAATTATGGAAAACAATTTCTTCGCTGATTCAAAGCAAACAGTTGAGAGCTATTTTCATTGAAGTTTCATTTCCAAATGAACAACCAGACTCTTCTCTATTTGGACATTTAACGCCCAATTATTTAATGGCAGAATTGCACAAACTGGAAGATTTTAGCGGAAAAGGTTCTTTGAAGAATTTTAAAATTATCATTACTCATTTGAAACCGCCAACCAAAAACAGGGTAAAAATCAAAGAACAATTGCAAAAACAAAATGATTTAGGAGTGCAATTAGTGTTTCCCGAACAAGGAGAACGTTTTGAATTATAG
- the amaB gene encoding L-piperidine-6-carboxylate dehydrogenase — translation MTTIADQFGMKEALAQLGVKAINEGTSTGINHFSNGAILESFSPVDGQLIASVKMSTPADYEKVMQTATEAFKTFRLMPAPQRGEIVRQFGDKLRQNKEALGKLVSYEMGKSLQEGYGEVQEMIDICDFAVGLSRQLHGLTMHSERPGHRMYEQYHSLGVVGIISAFNFPVAVWAWNTALAWICGDVCVWKPSEKTPLCGIACQNIIAEVIKENNLPEGISCLINGDYTIGQLMTADKRVPLISATGSTRMGKIVAQTVAGRLGRSLLELGGNNAIIVTPDADIKMTVIGAVFGAVGTAGQRCTSTRRLIIHESIYDKVKDAVVSAYGQLRIGNPLDEKNHVGPLIDKQAVEMYNSALTKVVAEGGKILVEGGVLAGEGYESGCYVKPAIAEAQNSFEIVQHETFAPVLYLIKYSGTIENAIDVQNGVAQGLSSAIMTNNLREAEHFLSVVGSDCGIANVNIGTSGAEIGGAFGGEKETGGGRESGSDAWKVYMRRQTNTINYTTSLPLAQGIKFDL, via the coding sequence ATGACAACAATAGCAGATCAATTTGGGATGAAAGAGGCATTAGCGCAATTGGGAGTTAAAGCCATAAACGAAGGAACTTCAACAGGGATTAATCATTTTTCAAACGGAGCAATTCTTGAAAGTTTTTCGCCCGTAGATGGTCAATTAATTGCTTCTGTAAAAATGAGTACACCAGCAGATTACGAAAAAGTAATGCAAACGGCTACCGAAGCTTTCAAAACATTTCGATTGATGCCAGCACCGCAACGTGGCGAAATTGTACGTCAGTTTGGAGATAAATTGCGTCAAAATAAAGAAGCTTTAGGGAAATTGGTTTCTTACGAGATGGGAAAATCATTGCAAGAAGGATATGGTGAAGTACAGGAAATGATTGACATCTGCGATTTTGCAGTTGGATTGTCACGTCAATTGCACGGATTGACAATGCACTCCGAACGTCCAGGTCACCGAATGTATGAGCAATACCATTCTTTGGGGGTTGTGGGAATCATTTCAGCTTTCAATTTTCCAGTAGCGGTTTGGGCTTGGAATACAGCATTAGCTTGGATTTGTGGTGATGTTTGCGTTTGGAAACCATCAGAGAAAACACCATTGTGTGGAATTGCATGTCAAAATATTATTGCTGAAGTCATCAAAGAAAATAACCTTCCAGAAGGGATTTCTTGTTTGATCAACGGAGATTATACGATTGGTCAATTAATGACTGCCGACAAACGTGTGCCTTTAATTTCGGCTACCGGTTCTACTCGTATGGGTAAAATTGTAGCACAAACTGTTGCAGGTCGTTTAGGAAGATCATTATTAGAATTAGGTGGTAACAATGCAATCATTGTAACGCCAGATGCCGATATCAAAATGACCGTTATCGGTGCTGTTTTTGGAGCCGTTGGAACTGCAGGGCAAAGATGTACATCTACTCGTCGTTTAATCATTCACGAAAGTATTTATGATAAAGTAAAAGATGCCGTAGTATCTGCTTACGGACAATTGAGAATTGGAAATCCATTGGACGAGAAAAATCACGTAGGTCCGTTAATTGACAAACAAGCTGTTGAAATGTACAATTCTGCATTAACAAAAGTGGTTGCCGAAGGAGGAAAAATCCTTGTTGAAGGAGGCGTTCTTGCTGGCGAAGGCTACGAAAGCGGTTGTTATGTAAAACCTGCAATAGCCGAAGCGCAAAATTCATTCGAAATTGTACAGCACGAAACGTTTGCTCCCGTTTTATACTTAATTAAATATTCTGGAACTATAGAGAATGCAATTGATGTTCAAAACGGAGTGGCTCAAGGATTATCTTCTGCAATTATGACCAACAATTTGCGTGAAGCAGAACATTTTTTATCTGTAGTAGGATCGGATTGTGGAATTGCCAATGTAAATATAGGAACTTCAGGAGCCGAAATTGGTGGTGCTTTTGGTGGAGAAAAAGAAACAGGTGGCGGTAGAGAATCTGGGTCTGATGCTTGGAAAGTGTATATGCGTCGTCAAACCAATACCATCAACTACACTACAAGTTTGCCTTTGGCACAAGGAATCAAATTTGATTTGTAA
- a CDS encoding TonB-dependent receptor — MEKITKTIIPLLLFFFSAQFYGQTHVISGILTNEKGNPLESATIVVKGTNTSASSDAFGKFTITAPTNTAVLIVSLIGYNSKHVEVKGDNTEIQLIAQDNTLDEIVIVGSRNPNKSKLETTVPIDVVNLAKIRNVTPQTSINDILTYMIPAFNSNRQSSSDGTEHIDPASLRGLGPDQTLVLINGKRRHTTSLVNYQNTTGNGSVGTDLSAIPASAIKRIEVLRDGSAAQYGSDAIAGVINLVLKENSGLEVNTTYGQTSRNDGQTTNLNLNYGHKLGDKGGFINLTAEFNNREKTNRSQNHNLIIFDQSAYDNYFAYDFSNPNARQIDDDLLAASGLSRDDFNFQIGDAKIQNIQGFVNSMIPLNQNIEFYASGGFSQRNGTGFGFRRLPSETENVVPELFPFGFQPELKSDISDASLISGLRFKFSDWKLDVSNTVGQNVFKYEVSNTNNFSLGVNSPTDFNAGNHSFLQNTLNADISRTFKTIFNELRFAFGTEYRTEKFQINKGEEASYINGGAQSFPGFSPLNEVNQKRNNLSIYTDVEVDFSDKFLVGVAGRFENYSDFGNTFNGKLSSRYKITDTFFVRASISTGFRAPSLQQQYFNNIATDIVDGKNLNSGIFRNDSDIAKQLGIPELKEETSKNYSFGIVYSPLKNLHFTVDAYQIKIDNRIILTGNLGNDPYGDPVPELQALFETYGAQTGRFFTNAINTTTKGIDFVADYDMNIGNGNLTVSLLYNFNENKVDDKLNNIPSIFIGQEDVYYGPQERSLIETNTPKNKGTLSLNYAINKFNFLVRNTYFGEVIRNGFPFGISQTHKGKTVTDLSVAYKITPKIQFVLGANNLFDVFPDRQVYENSYFGVFKYAPVQMGTTGAYYFGRLSFKL, encoded by the coding sequence ATGGAAAAAATTACTAAAACTATTATTCCTTTATTACTATTTTTCTTCAGCGCACAATTCTACGGTCAGACCCATGTTATATCCGGAATTCTGACGAATGAAAAAGGAAATCCATTAGAATCGGCAACAATTGTTGTCAAAGGAACTAACACTAGCGCTTCAAGTGATGCGTTTGGAAAATTCACTATTACGGCACCAACAAACACTGCCGTTTTAATAGTTTCTTTGATTGGTTACAACTCGAAACATGTTGAAGTTAAAGGTGATAATACCGAAATTCAACTGATTGCACAAGACAATACGCTTGATGAGATTGTAATAGTTGGTAGCCGAAACCCGAATAAAAGTAAGCTCGAAACTACAGTTCCCATTGATGTCGTGAATTTAGCGAAAATTAGAAACGTTACGCCACAAACAAGCATAAACGACATCTTAACGTATATGATTCCTGCTTTTAATTCGAATCGTCAATCCTCTTCTGATGGAACCGAACATATTGACCCTGCGTCGTTACGAGGTTTAGGTCCAGATCAAACTTTGGTTTTGATAAATGGTAAAAGAAGGCACACTACGTCATTAGTCAATTATCAAAATACAACAGGTAATGGATCTGTAGGAACTGATTTAAGTGCCATTCCGGCATCTGCGATAAAACGTATTGAGGTACTTCGTGATGGATCTGCTGCACAATATGGCTCCGATGCAATTGCAGGAGTTATTAATTTAGTTTTAAAAGAAAATTCAGGTTTGGAAGTCAATACTACTTATGGGCAAACTTCTCGAAACGATGGACAAACAACCAACTTGAATTTGAATTACGGTCATAAATTGGGTGATAAAGGAGGTTTTATCAATCTAACAGCCGAATTTAACAATCGTGAAAAAACCAATCGTTCTCAAAATCATAATTTAATTATTTTTGATCAATCAGCTTATGATAATTATTTTGCATACGATTTCAGTAATCCAAATGCACGCCAAATAGATGATGATTTACTTGCGGCTTCAGGTCTTTCTCGTGATGATTTTAATTTTCAAATTGGTGATGCCAAAATACAAAACATACAAGGATTTGTAAATTCAATGATTCCTTTAAACCAAAATATCGAATTTTACGCTTCAGGTGGTTTTAGCCAAAGAAATGGTACTGGTTTTGGATTTAGACGTTTACCAAGTGAGACCGAAAATGTTGTGCCAGAATTATTCCCTTTTGGCTTTCAACCAGAATTAAAATCGGACATCTCTGATGCCTCATTGATTTCGGGTTTGAGATTTAAATTTTCAGATTGGAAATTAGACGTTAGTAATACTGTAGGTCAAAATGTATTTAAATATGAAGTGTCTAATACCAATAATTTTTCTTTAGGCGTAAATAGTCCAACTGATTTTAATGCCGGAAATCACTCTTTTTTACAAAACACTTTGAATGCCGATATTTCTCGTACGTTTAAAACTATTTTTAACGAATTGAGATTTGCTTTTGGAACAGAATACCGTACAGAAAAATTCCAAATTAATAAAGGCGAAGAGGCTTCTTATATTAATGGTGGTGCACAATCTTTCCCAGGATTTTCTCCTTTGAATGAGGTAAACCAAAAGAGAAATAACTTGAGTATCTACACTGATGTTGAAGTAGATTTTTCAGATAAATTTTTGGTAGGCGTTGCAGGACGTTTTGAAAATTATTCTGATTTTGGAAATACGTTTAATGGAAAACTATCTTCTAGATATAAAATTACGGATACCTTTTTTGTCCGTGCGTCTATAAGTACAGGATTTAGAGCTCCATCATTACAACAACAATATTTCAATAATATTGCAACTGATATTGTAGATGGAAAAAATTTAAATTCGGGTATTTTTAGAAACGATAGTGATATTGCCAAACAACTTGGAATTCCTGAATTAAAAGAAGAAACTTCTAAAAATTACAGTTTTGGAATTGTATATTCTCCACTAAAAAATTTACATTTTACAGTTGATGCCTATCAAATTAAAATCGACAATAGAATTATCCTAACTGGAAATTTAGGGAATGATCCTTATGGCGATCCAGTTCCAGAACTACAAGCATTATTTGAAACGTATGGTGCACAAACGGGTCGTTTCTTTACCAATGCCATTAATACTACAACTAAAGGTATCGATTTTGTGGCAGATTATGACATGAATATAGGAAATGGAAACCTTACCGTTTCGTTATTATACAACTTCAACGAAAATAAAGTAGATGATAAATTAAATAATATTCCTTCTATCTTCATTGGTCAAGAAGATGTGTATTATGGTCCTCAGGAAAGAAGTTTGATAGAAACCAACACCCCAAAAAACAAAGGAACACTATCTTTAAATTACGCCATAAATAAATTCAACTTTTTAGTAAGAAATACTTATTTTGGAGAAGTTATTCGAAACGGATTTCCTTTTGGAATTTCTCAAACCCACAAAGGAAAAACAGTAACCGACCTATCAGTGGCCTATAAAATAACTCCTAAAATCCAATTTGTTTTAGGTGCTAATAATTTATTTGATGTTTTCCCAGACAGACAAGTTTATGAAAACAGTTATTTTGGAGTATTTAAATATGCTCCAGTACAAATGGGTACAACAGGTGCTTACTATTTTGGAAGATTAAGTTTTAAATTATAA